The nucleotide window TGATTATGTTCAGGTATTGACTACAGTGTGAAGACACTAACCCTGGACAATATGCAGGTCGCAATGCAGCTCTGGGACACGGCAGGTCAAGAGAGGTGAgttctatttattttatagacagaaaaaaacacacaaaaaaggatATTCAACCTAAAACATAACTTGGATTTGCAAGTTTGCTGAGATAATAAAGTCATAATACACTTATATTCAATAGATGTAATATTGATATTTGTATAAATTGTTTACCACCATTCCTTagtatgaaaaatgtaatataacacAGCTCACTATGGATCGACTGATTATCCATCTAGTCGATTATAAGATctgattttcagcatttttctgatataaatctgatttaaaaatgcactactttggctctgatgcaacatgcaATCTGAAAAGTcactagtaactgaagttattaaataaatgtagtgagaaGTACATTAAAAAACGTAGTAGTAATGTAGTagagtggaagtgtaaagtagcagaaaatgtaaacgctcaattaaagtacaagtaccttgaatttgtacttaagttatgtacttagttacttttcatcAGTGTTTATATATTTCCAGTTTATATTAAGTTTTATGTGttcaggacataatattttgtgacaATATAATAAAGCGTTCATCcagaaaaaagttttctttcctttaaggGTTGTTATatctgataataataaaaacaattgtGTCAGAACATAAATATCTCACCTTTGCAAACCCAGTGGTGACAGTCAAACTCTGTCGTTGCCGCAGGTTTCGCAGCATAACCAAGCAGTTCTTCCGTAAGGCAGACGGCGTGGTGCTGATGTACGACGTCACCGTGGAGGAGAGCTTCAGGGCTGTGATACCCTGGCTCACTAACGTCCAggtctgacctttgacccagGAAGTCCTCTGCGACTCTTTATTTCCTTCATGTGTAGACTTGCGACAACATAGCCTTTCATGTGTCAAACGTTTTAACTTGTTATTGGAGGAAAAGCACAGACTGTTCTGATCGATATCTTCTGTGAAAAAAGGCTGAACTAAATCATTGCACTACTGTTTTTCAGGAAGCAGCAGGAGAAGGGATCCCCATCCTCCTCTTGGGCAATAAAATGGACATGGATGATGAAAGACAGGTGTCATTCAAAGAGGCCGAGCAACTGGCTTATGTGAGTTTCATTCAAAGcttgttcatttcattttatgtgcaattattttgataatcaataattgagtcatttttaaagaaaaaaagccacaattctctgatttcagcttcttaaatgtgaatatcttctggtttctttacacctctatgacaataaactgaatgtgttttggTTGAgcacaaaacaagtcatttgagGGCCTCATGTTGAgcttgaaaaaaacactgatccatatttttcaacatgttttgacattttattgaccaaacaactaattaataatcaacagattatcGACATTGAAAGTAATCAGAAGTCGCTGCTCTTCTTGTTGACTTCCTTTTTTAATATCCTGTGCAGGAAAACAAGGTGATGTTCTCTGAGGTCAGTGCCTACACTGCCAAGAATGTGACCGAGTCCCTGACACACCTGGCCAGGTAAGATCAAGGCTGTGAATCAAATAAGTGTGTCAAATATCTATGGTAATAATAAAGGGAATGCACACTGCCCACTCGTCATCGGATACAGAGCAGATGGCCTTTTTGTACTTACTTGAACTTTAAATTAATCTGATTGGCTCGTGCTCTGTTCTCTGTCTTCACTCAGGGTGCTAATGGAGCAGGAGGACACAGTGAGAGACACAACAGTCGTCCTCAGTGCTCAGCCTGTGAGGAGGAAAGCCTGCTGCAAGTGAAGTGTAAACTCAATTTACTGAGTTTTTCTTGGACGatggatttgtgttttttagacGACACTGAAATCATGATCATGGAAACTGTGTGGTTTTGCTAACCCTTGGTGCGCAAAATGTCGACATGGACATGAAACCTGCTGTCAAGCTTAAATGATGAGAAATAAACTGCATCATTTCCTGTAAATAATGTTACCTGATCACAGTAGCTTTAAAATAGAAACTGTATTCTAATAACTTTCACTCGAGATATAAATCAGACATATACTGTAgctttttcatgactgaatgttAGCTTTCACGTCTTAATTGTCTGGGATAGTTTATGTTAATGTAGTTATATTTTATGTTGAGGCTAtaactgaaataaattatttggaATTCATTTAAATAGCCGTATAAATGAAAGTCACGTGAGAAAAATCAGACTTgattctttgacattttattcatCATCGTGTTCATCTTTTTACTTATTCTTCGTTTGTCTGATCTCCAAAAACAAAGTGGTACACGTCATattgcatctgtgtttgttaCTTCTCTGAGGCATTGCTCTGTTTTTACTCTGGCACCAAAGTACAGTTCCTCTGGATTATCttcaattaaagaaattaattaattacagttCACATCTCTCTGAAATCAATGAAGCAACAAACTCCTACAtgcaaataataaataatgaaatcaaacacaatTGATTACTGTACCCTCTATACACAGTGCATAATAAATCTGAACAAATGAGTAAAGGAAAAACAGATGATGACTGTGCTGTAACCCTCCCGACATCAGCCAGATCAATACTTTTCAATTAGCTGCACCAACAATATAAAGACTCAtaaatgcttttcattttatacTCAACTATACAACACTTCCAGAgaacagtgagagaaaaaaaaaaaaaatcaagttcgTTTAGGATGTTACATTCAACGATGTGCCCGAGTGGATCAAGTTGGTGCAGTTGGTGGCACTATTGCTGATAGATACTTGCCTattctgatgacatcactttagGTGCTGGCAATGACAACATCCGATCGGACGCGTCTGGTCGCCCTCGCCGGCCAACTGGAATGCCTGTTGGAGAGCCCGCCCCTCCTCTCCAAGTGGGTCCCGAAAGGGCTGAGGGTAGTCGGTTGGTTGTTGGTGGGTCTAACGCATTTTATAGTCGTGGGAAATGGCCGCCTCACATAGCTGTCCTTTGAAGTCTAGCTCCATGGTGAACTCCAGATCACGCTACAAAAGATAAAAACGATTTGTATGAAAGAagccaaacaaaaaatgtgctaTAAAAGGTATTGAAATGCAGTGGTGGTATTTAATTATGTACATTTACCTCCAttttacactgaaatacaaAATTGTAGTATTTCTACCCCACACATTGTACTTTATTCCTCACCTGTAAGTGCAAGttacttaaaaaataaagatgttacTTAAAAGACATATGATAAGCTTATATATTAAACTATGAAGATGTAAAAAGATGTTAAAAATTAGCTCCCCTTCAACCTGTTATTAGGCTGTAAATGTATAGATTAATGCAGTaataatactgtatgtatacactATAGTCTAATAGTAGATATAATACTCTCAAGTGACATTTGCACAAAgagtacttttaatactttcaGTATGTTTAGCAGCAGTATTTCTAATAATACTgaagtaataataatgtatatGTCTAATGTTTATAATCGTGGTAGCTATAATACTGTAAAGGGACATTTCCAGCAAAATTAGTACTTTTAAGTATATTTTCACTATTTCACTATAAGTATGATTTCTCTCGTGCCCGtagctaaatatgaagctatcgctagcagccagttagctaaACTTAGTCCAAAGCCTAGAAACaaggggaaactgctagcccAGCTTGTGTACGGCTAATACATTAGAGTGGAAAAATGGTCTTTAGCTGCATGCTCTGCTATGGTATTAGCTgcaatgctaacaatgctagCAGCATTTTGCTACATTTCAGAGACTCAAACAGTGTTTATGTAACAAACCTGGTAGCTGTGTGCAGATATTTTAACCAGTTTGAGATGCAACTCTGGAAATGCAGAAACACGAGCAGGCTGATACGTTTTCAGCTCACTGTGCACAAAAGATGTTTGTCCACATTAGTGTGAATACGCTCTTACAACAAGTCTTTGCTGGTTGCATGGCAACTGATTGCAGCCAATAAACAGTCAGACACATAAACAAGATTTAACAGTATCTAATTGGTGAGGGTTAGAGTTTGTTTTTCGACAATTTTTCTATCTTTAGACAGCGCCAGCCTAATTACCCCGTTTCCTGTCATTGTGCTAAGCTGAGCTAATCGGCTGCTGGCTGTAACCATTGATTGACGGACAGATTTGAGATTGGTACGCCAGAAAGTTAATAAgcatatttttccaaaatgtcaaacttttcctgGGCTGTTAAAATCTAAAATAGTGAACTTTTGTGCCTCTTTCTTACGAGTCTTACCACGTTCTTCTCATTGGGCCTCACAGCAATACTGCCGAAGATCTCTTCTCCCTTCTTGACAGTTAAGTAGTCCTCTAAGTAAAACACTGTCTGCTTCCAGTGTGTGCTGGCAGCATCTGGAGCTGAAGAAAACgtgtgaaaaagaaacatgataCAGAGTGAACAGAAGTAAGATAAGGTGTAAAATTATGAAAATTACAAAATCGGCACTCAGCTCTCTCAGGCGAATAAATTGAACAGCAAAGTGGCTGAAACTCACTCACCCAGAGAAATACAGAAGCTGATAGGAGAGAACTCCTTCAGTGATGCTGAGCCTCAGGCCCAACAGACTCGGCCAAACATAGAACCTCCTCTACACAACATTATGTAAGTGCTGGATGCATGAATGTATTAACATAAGCTTACATAACAGCTAAGCTACCCTCTCTATTATAGGCATCCTCGACGCCACGATATCAGAAGCGCTCGGTGATTCCAGCGGCTCGTGTAGCGCCAGCAGAGTGTAGCCAAGAGCAGAGATGCTGAAGTGCGAAATAGATTTCACTGCTCTGTACTCTGTATCTCAAAGAAATATGGGATACTTGCTGGGTTTTTCACTGTAGGGGAAGTGGAGTGTGAACACTTTTCTTAGTTcttacattttaatgatgtcTTCTGTGGAAACCAAAGCTTAAAGATTTGGTTAACTCAAATTCTCATTCACCTCCAGTGTAAATGACCTAAATCAGCTGTTGTTTTTCACGTTTACTCGTTCAagggtgttttttaaaagtttgccgcttttattttgaaaggcagcaaaacaaaaagagagtgAAAGTGTACAAGAGGTGATgtatttacacaatattatccTATTATTTAtgcaatattgatatttcaATTTTAATATCAAGCTTCCTTCACTTTCACTGTATTAGGGTGGAGGCGGAAATCTCAAAATGTAGGCCGAAAAAACTAATTGTGTGGCTGGAGACCACTAGGGGGACGTAACGCACCAGTGGAGAAGCCAGTCTTCTTGTGACACTTGGTGAACTCGATGTTGAAGTAGGTGACCAGGGCGTGGACGTAATCGTTGCGCTGGATCTGcagacagaaggctgaggtgAAGGACAGGTCCTCTGGCTTCACAGTGTAGATGTCCACTTcctggaaaaaacaaatgaatattttcaagagATATCAGCGCCTCTCAATTCTTGAAATGTCCCGTGTGATGAAACACACCACATGtacaagcacagacacacacaacaaggTGTCACCCCCACTTGccacctctcacacacatgcgctACATGTGTGTGTCAATCCGTCTTGATTATTCACCATGAtgattgtgcatgtgtgtatgtgtgtgtgtgtgtgtgtgtgtgtgtgtgtgaaagcccACAGGTTGAATCACGGCTGGCAAACGAAGCCTGCTCACAGTACACATGCTGTGTGGGTGTCCTCCCTCAAGTCTACAAGGGAGGGaggctatgtgtgtgtgtgtgtgtgtgtgcgtgtgtgtctgtgtgtatgtgtgtgtgtgtgtttcctcgtGTCTATATCAAGCACCGCCTTTTGAATATGGCCACAAATTCAAGTATCACATTTTGTTACCTGGCAGGCATCGCTGTGGGTCTGAAAATAGGAGAggagcaggtgtgtgtctgctttGCATGTAGAAGACGTATTTaagaggatatgtgtgtgtctgtgtgtgtgtttgtgtgtttgtgtgtgcgtgtgtgggaggagggggggattTTACACTGCAACCTGTTCATCTTGCCCGGCCTATAGGGCTACGGATTGCTCGGCCATGTGGCGTCAGCATGACAGATTGTGATTTAACACCTCTGTCCTTTCCAGTGATACACGGCCGGTATCATATACAGCAAAGTgtgggaggggagagagaaaaaagtccCTGGGAGTGATTTTGTAATTTTAGCGTGTGAGGAATGAGTGACAGTTTGAATTAAGATGGGGGGGAAAGGGTGAATAAGCCCTGAATACATTCATGTGAAAGAGATACAGAAGGTGAGAATTAATCTTCAGACCAGCATGTCACTAACTACTAACCACCCTCCAACCTGACACATAAATCACTTTCTTGAGCACAAAAGGAGGGTTAGTGCAAGTGATGGGGAGCCGGTTGACTCAATGCCTTCTCTCGCGTGACATTTTACCATCGTGCGGAGGGAAAGACCTCCGTATTCGCTCAGACAAGTGAGGCCTGACATTGTCTAAATCAGAGAATGTGACAGAAGATGATGGGTAAGAAGAAGAAGCGAGAGGGGAAGGAGTGAGAATTGGGACTGCGAAATGATACGAGACAAAAAAGACGCAAGGGGAATGAAGATACTGGATgctcaaaatagaaaaaaagcaGGGTAGGAAGGGGAGAGAAGGAACAGTGAAAGGGTAAAAGCGATGAAATGAAAGGTGGAGGTGAGGGGAACAAAGAGAGAAGCTATGCCTCCCTGAAAGCTCTTATCCTCTGTTCATTTGTGAGTTGAAAGACGAgcctctgttgtttcttcaagCATGAAAACTATTACAGGTATCCAGAAAATAGTCTGAGCCGACGATAGCTGTCTCTGACTTTATTTTAGGAATTCACATAGCAGACAACACACAGattttttcaaaacaacaaGGCACGAAGGGCAAATGCTTAAGGTGTGTTCATACGCCTTCATCgcaccacatcacacacactaacCTTTAGGAGGCAGGCGTTAGTCACCACCTGCTTGGGATCTACCACATCCACCAGAGGCTCTTTGATGGCCACATTGCGAATGCAGCTCATGTCGAAGCCGTACACGTTTTCCCAccctgcgcacacacacacacacacaccatataaATTTGAAGTGGAGCACCCACATGAAAACACGTGCATCACAGTATGTGTTTTGTGGATTTTTACTTTCTGAATGTTcattctctgttctctctgctcCTGCCAAGCTGTCAGCAtgaccaaacacaaaaaaaacaggtagaAGAGAAAGTAAAACAAGCGCTTAACCCTGCCAGGAAAAGAGTCCCGTGCTCACGCTCTTTCTGTCTATCCAGCCCCTTATGTGGAGAAAGACAAGCCCTCCTGGAAATAGACTCCggcctcctccaccacctccgcCATGTCTGGcaggctttttttttatattacaatttggactgaaaacacacagagcaggctTTTCCTCCCCCAttccctctgtccctccactcCACCTATCTTTGTCAGGGGGCCAAACACTAAGCCTGAACGATGAGAAGGTGGAATATGCCACCGACGCAACGAGAAACTAAAAATACGAGCGCGAGGGTTCGGGTTGACTGAGTTCCTTTGGGATTTATGTGAAAGTATGTATGTAATAGAACAGAGAGGCCCACCTGTGCAGTAAAAGGAAACTCGGTAGGAGTTATTAACCCAGATTCGGTGTCTAAGTACGAGTGTGAAAGGCACCTTTAATATAGCTGCTTTGATCTGGATCACAATGTTAAGCTCAGCACTCCTACTGTTATAGCTATTTGAACAGAACTAGAGGAGAGAGTGTGCTGTAGGATAAAGGCACCACACTGGTTTAAATACTTTTGGTTGCCTTCTACCTTCTACTAAGGCATATTTACACAGGGTTTCTATATTGGAACAAGCCATTGGTACTGATAGactgggttgccaggttgtaaaaaactCTTGGTTGTCGTGTTGAAATGTCTTGATTCTAacacctggtattaaaatgCCTGTGGAGGCAAAGGAAAACTAATTGTTCATACAAGGTGTAAATGCGTAATGTGATCACATCTGCCTGACCACATCTGGAGGTAGTCTTGTAGTCTCGCATTGTGATCTGATCTTAGGTCAACGCAAAGACCTTTTGCTGTCCCCAAGTGCTGAAATATGAATTAATGcaactttaattaaaatatcCCTTAACGTTGATGAATCTTTTAGCTAAAGTTTTCATAAAGTGTGCCTTATTACAAAGTCGAACCACACTGTTTTAAActtaactttaatttaattttgctttATCTGCAAAGTGCCCATTAATTATGCACTGCACAGctgagagggagacagagagagatagatgAAAGCAATGACTTGGCATAAACGTGAGAGAAAAACTTAACAAATGTGCCATAATTACTCACAATGAATCTTGAAGTCCTTGTACTGCCTGTCTTCAATGGCCACCACATAGAGAGCTGCTCTGTCAGGGAACATCAGGCCTCCTGGTTTCTGAATGGAAGAGAAGCCTTAGGAATCattgcacacacgcacaaaggCCATCCATCACTTTTATTATTCGCACACCTGGCACGTAATATAAGATCTCATGTGCCGAGTCTGAAGCCTGCAGGCTGCTACTGAGGTGAGAAACCAAATCATTCACGTATGACCTCAACATTTGAGCAACAGCAGACACATGCAGCAAAAAGCGTACAGTAAATCCTCTACTTCatcactgtctgctgtgtttatgtgtcaaaGCCTTATTTGTACagccagcaacacacacacactctccagcAGCTCCGTCATACCAGCCACTTGTCCCTGGCGAAGATGACGGTGTTGAGCATGGACTCGTAGAAGAGGCAATAGCCCATCCACTCTGAGATGATAATGTCCACCTTCTCCACAGgaagctccacctcctccaccttgCCCTTGAAGATGGTAATGACTGCAGTGGGGAGAGAGCCACAAAAACAGCAGGCGACAAATTACTACACggcatcttcatcatcttcattaaTGCAAATCGGGACAATGGCTCTATTCTCAgatgacattgttttttttaatgcctcgGTGTAAATTAGTCGAGCTTAATTACTGCGCTCATGGCACGCCGCTGTATTTTATGCATCAATTTGGGTcgtattgttttctgttttctattcTGGCCTCTTTGACCCATGATTCAGAGGTACAAGGAGGGAAATATACAGCAAAGTAATACAGATGTAATACAAGTGGGAGTTCAGAATTATCATGTCTGTTAATTAGATAATAATactcaaaaataaacagtttgtttttatctgtaattgcgtaaaaaaaataagtgtaagtaatgcttttgttttgaaaacatgtttttgatggtttttacattcattcttttttaaaacttgtcTTCAAGAGCGAGAACTGAGGCCTCTTAGCTTGTATTGACTTTGCCTGGTACGATGGAGTATTAGGGCCATACATAACATCATAATTTAGCAAGAGAAAAGTCAGAACATTATGagaataaaagatataaaatatCAAGAAAAGGAATCCTatgaaaataaagtcataatttaaaagaaaaatacattatattatGAAAAAAGTCTAGGATAATAGGAAAATATATTACCAGCAACCTACAAAACAGGGGAGAGTGCAATGTCCAATAAAATATTtagggtaactccaccaattttacacattaaagtgtgtctaCAGCTCTGGAATaagctgcatataatctgataaattgcctttaATGAGGTCACTCACTGgctaagctgcattgtgggtaatgtaggcaccaggttttgaactagcttaaaaaaagaaaaaatgtgtgatgtgCTCATAAGGTTTGTAGATGAAGTTGatgacataaaacattaaatatattatctttgtaatgttttcaactgagtTTAGGTCAAGAAGGAACCACTACTGTTTTAATAACAGCCTACACATTTAAGTGTTACTTTAACACGTGGGTGTTAATTCTCGTATGCCTTACCATCAGTATCAAAAGcatgaaatgtaaatataaccATATATGCCAGCCCTCCATCTTCAAAGTTCAGGGTGGCATTTTACAATCAGCACCACTGAGAGGAATTCTGATTGATGGCAGAGATTATGGTTATTTGACATCTGAGGCGAGCTGCCAGTTAACCATCAGAGCTGTGACTAATATCGCCGGGTGTGACGGTAATGATGGAAATATGCTGATTTTTCACGCTCCTTCTTATCCAGATGTCATCGCACAGTTCTGCACTCAGACAGATGGATATAAGATATATAGTAGTtagggaaaagaaaaacactttgacTTACCGTTGTGTAGGTGATTCGACTTGATGATCTTCTCTGAATATTCGGAGATACTTGAACATTCAATCTGTTGacacaaggacaaaaaaaatgacacttcTTGAAACATTATCTTAATAAttcataaaaacatattttatatattccTTAgctagaaaaaaacatttcctccttAGTGAAGTGCAGCGTTGTTAGCTACCATCATCCCTCCCCATGCACTGTAGGTTTACCTTTGGGGTGATATCGGAAGGACAAATTTAATCAAACCCCTGCTAATCCATCTAACAGAACAGCTCCTCTCAGACCTTGTGCAGCATAAAAACTAATAGATCATTTCGCCCTCCGATCCATACGCgtaatacagtatatgaatCATACATAACTGCGGGAGACACTGCTGGTAATGTATAACCTGTGACTTACAGCTGTGCTCAAAGGGGACCAAAGTGCCTCttatttcctctgtgtgtaAGACTGTCTGAGAGAGAGATTACCAATTTCTTGACTGAACACAAGATGCTGCTTTTAGAGAGGCAGGCTACGTGCGTGCATGGATGAGAGATGATGTGCGGCGGAGCCAGATATGATATTAATTTGGACACTGAACGGGTGCgctgctttttctctctctcatgaAGATTTAAACAGAAGCAGAGGCTGCTGGACGATTATAATGAAGAATTTAAAGTGTGGAGTGGTCGAAGGGTGTATCTGTCTGACTCACCCCATACACGTGTTTGGCGCCGGCGTTGGCAGCGAACATCGAGAGGATCCCCGTGCCGCTCCCGACATCCAGGACAATTTTATCTTTGAACACGTGCTTGTTGTGGTACATGGCGTTCCGGTA belongs to Pagrus major chromosome 14, Pma_NU_1.0 and includes:
- the prmt8b gene encoding protein arginine N-methyltransferase 8-B, with the protein product MGLRHSSRCLLLRRKMAEADSSERQQPVTSPLSQSAQPSPLPKPVPTTHHVPCIPHTPHVAALATCPGRGKIAKFISPEEMTSRDYYFDSYAHFGIHEEMLKDEVRTLTYRNAMYHNKHVFKDKIVLDVGSGTGILSMFAANAGAKHVYGIECSSISEYSEKIIKSNHLHNVITIFKGKVEEVELPVEKVDIIISEWMGYCLFYESMLNTVIFARDKWLKPGGLMFPDRAALYVVAIEDRQYKDFKIHWWENVYGFDMSCIRNVAIKEPLVDVVDPKQVVTNACLLKEVDIYTVKPEDLSFTSAFCLQIQRNDYVHALVTYFNIEFTKCHKKTGFSTAPDAASTHWKQTVFYLEDYLTVKKGEEIFGSIAVRPNEKNVRDLEFTMELDFKGQLCEAAISHDYKMR